One genomic region from Saprospiraceae bacterium encodes:
- a CDS encoding FAD-binding protein, which translates to MSRIIEVAINPSDQNQDLVISQKIAEILDLPLAQLPYFRILKKSLDARKAPMYRLRIELSDTPFIDQPAYKSRFKDDVSNSEKSVVIIGAGPAGYFAALECLLLGIKPIVLDRGKAVQDRRRDLRLIQQFHTVPPDSNYCYGEGGAGTYSDGKLYTRSVKRGDIYKVLSLLVEHGATSEIMIDAHPHIGSNHLPKVIETIRESILQHGGEIHFGQRVVDIEIKHQIFKSVITQSGSQFVADACILATGHSSRDIFRLLADKNLVMEAKSFALGVRIEHPQEIVDSAQYHTPSRPEHLPPASYSMACTLDERGVFSFCMCPGGLMVPAATSPGEIVLNGMSLSRRDSRYANSGTVVSVHPTDFDNSSDPFCTLNFQQSVEQNIFNAGDGSQKAPAQRLTDFMTGRVSASLPESSYIPGLWSAPVHDLLPKLIIEPLQSGIKIFAKKMKGYLTEEAVVVATESRTSSPIRIPRNSLSMHPQCIGLFPCGEGAGYAGGIVSAAMDGQHCAEAAFHYLTTN; encoded by the coding sequence ATGTCACGTATCATAGAAGTAGCGATCAATCCCTCTGACCAAAACCAGGATCTGGTCATTTCTCAAAAAATAGCAGAAATCCTTGATCTTCCTCTAGCCCAACTACCTTATTTCCGGATACTCAAGAAGTCTCTGGATGCACGCAAGGCACCGATGTATCGACTTAGAATAGAACTGTCTGATACTCCATTTATAGATCAACCTGCCTATAAATCCAGGTTTAAGGATGATGTCTCTAACAGCGAAAAGAGTGTAGTGATCATAGGTGCCGGACCGGCAGGATATTTTGCAGCCCTTGAATGTCTTTTACTCGGTATCAAACCGATTGTTTTGGACCGGGGAAAGGCTGTCCAAGACCGGCGACGGGACCTCCGCCTCATTCAGCAATTTCATACCGTTCCACCGGATTCAAACTATTGTTATGGTGAAGGTGGTGCAGGCACCTACTCAGATGGCAAACTTTATACCAGGTCTGTCAAGAGAGGGGATATCTATAAAGTATTGAGTTTATTGGTTGAGCATGGAGCAACCTCAGAGATAATGATTGATGCACACCCACATATTGGATCTAATCATTTGCCAAAAGTAATAGAGACGATCAGGGAGAGCATTTTACAGCATGGTGGGGAAATACATTTTGGTCAAAGGGTGGTAGACATTGAGATTAAACACCAGATCTTTAAAAGTGTGATCACCCAATCAGGAAGCCAATTTGTCGCTGATGCATGCATATTAGCTACAGGTCATTCTTCGAGAGATATCTTTAGATTGCTTGCGGATAAAAACCTTGTGATGGAGGCCAAATCGTTTGCTTTAGGTGTTAGGATTGAACATCCGCAGGAAATTGTAGATAGTGCACAATATCATACACCATCCAGGCCGGAACACCTGCCTCCGGCAAGTTACTCCATGGCATGCACGTTAGATGAGCGAGGTGTTTTTTCATTTTGCATGTGCCCGGGAGGCCTGATGGTGCCTGCAGCCACCAGCCCAGGTGAAATCGTGCTCAATGGCATGTCACTGAGTCGTAGGGACAGCCGATATGCCAATTCGGGAACTGTTGTAAGTGTACACCCAACTGACTTTGACAACTCATCTGATCCTTTCTGTACCTTAAATTTTCAGCAATCTGTGGAACAAAATATTTTTAATGCTGGTGATGGATCTCAAAAAGCTCCCGCTCAAAGGTTGACAGATTTTATGACTGGCAGAGTGTCTGCCTCCTTGCCCGAATCATCTTATATCCCCGGTTTGTGGAGTGCACCAGTCCATGATCTACTGCCAAAATTAATCATCGAACCCCTTCAGAGTGGCATAAAAATTTTTGCAAAAAAAATGAAAGGATATCTGACGGAGGAAGCAGTTGTAGTCGCCACTGAGAGCAGAACGAGCAGTCCGATACGCATTCCCAGAAATTCACTATCTATGCATCCACAATGCATAGGACTCTTTCCATGTGGCGAAGGAGCGGGGTATGCCGGAGGCATAGTTTCAGCTGCCATGGATGGTCAACATTGTGCTGAAGCTGCTTTTCATTATTTAACTACAAATTGA
- a CDS encoding DoxX family protein, with protein MKQWIDLIARIFLSTIFFWEAYDSIAYFDSVKRTMTNYGITWNQEFLLVSVIIVLILGASFVLLGYRSATGAILLLLYWVPVTFIVFSFWNDPVSERRLQSILFMKNIAIIGGLLMVVVNGTGRFSIKRMIAASRPPKAKW; from the coding sequence ATGAAGCAATGGATCGATCTTATAGCAAGAATATTTCTGTCAACCATATTTTTTTGGGAAGCCTATGATTCTATAGCTTATTTTGATTCGGTCAAACGGACGATGACCAATTATGGGATTACCTGGAATCAGGAATTTCTTTTAGTTTCAGTCATCATAGTTTTAATCCTTGGAGCTTCATTTGTATTACTTGGATATCGGTCAGCTACAGGCGCTATATTATTATTATTGTATTGGGTGCCCGTGACATTTATAGTATTTTCTTTCTGGAATGATCCCGTGTCTGAAAGAAGGCTTCAATCCATTCTATTTATGAAAAATATTGCCATTATAGGGGGATTGTTGATGGTAGTCGTCAATGGAACAGGTAGGTTCTCTATTAAAAGAATGATTGCTGCCAGCCGGCCACCCAAAGCAAAATGGTGA
- the kdsA gene encoding 3-deoxy-8-phosphooctulonate synthase yields the protein MKSLKHPSSNMFLLIAGPCVIESKELLIEVVETILPIVNQYQIPFIFKSSYRKANRSSKDSFTGLGDEVALEYLQFIKEQYNLPVLTDIHTEEEAYLAANYVDVLQIPAFLCRQTSLLEAAADTGKAINIKKGQFMGPEAMKFAVDKVTSRGNNDVWLTERGTTFGYQDLVVDMRSIPIMQSLQVPVILDVTHSLQKPNQVSGVTGGHPQMIQTIASAGIAAGADGLFIETHPNPSVAKSDGANMLALPMLEQLLQRLVRIREAIIK from the coding sequence CTGAAGTCATTGAAACATCCTTCATCAAATATGTTTTTGTTGATTGCAGGCCCTTGTGTAATAGAAAGCAAAGAATTGTTGATCGAAGTAGTGGAGACTATATTGCCCATAGTCAATCAATATCAAATCCCTTTTATATTCAAATCATCTTACCGCAAAGCTAACAGGAGTAGTAAAGATTCCTTCACTGGTCTGGGGGATGAGGTCGCTTTGGAGTATTTACAATTCATAAAGGAACAATACAACCTCCCTGTCCTGACAGATATCCACACTGAAGAAGAGGCTTATCTGGCAGCTAATTATGTCGATGTGCTCCAAATACCAGCTTTTTTGTGCAGGCAGACCAGTTTGTTGGAAGCTGCTGCAGATACTGGAAAAGCGATTAATATCAAAAAGGGTCAGTTCATGGGGCCGGAGGCCATGAAATTTGCCGTAGACAAAGTCACTTCAAGGGGAAACAACGATGTATGGCTGACAGAGCGGGGGACCACTTTTGGATATCAGGATCTGGTAGTCGATATGCGGTCTATTCCCATTATGCAATCACTTCAGGTGCCTGTGATCCTCGATGTGACCCATTCTCTTCAAAAGCCAAACCAGGTATCCGGAGTTACAGGCGGGCATCCTCAAATGATACAAACCATCGCCAGTGCTGGTATAGCCGCTGGAGCTGATGGATTATTTATCGAAACGCATCCAAACCCATCTGTCGCAAAATCTGATGGTGCCAATATGTTAGCCTTACCCATGCTCGAACAATTACTTCAACGATTGGTCAGGATTAGAGAGGCTATTATCAAATAG